In Thermodesulfobacteriota bacterium, one genomic interval encodes:
- a CDS encoding tetratricopeptide repeat protein, which translates to MTKPHRWFFPVIIPVLLVFGQVISFDFLKYDDTINVSENALLLNPAVGHLMSFWKAPFLNLYIPVTYTVWFGSAVVSIAVFNGRLDPGLFHLLNLLVHTANCWLLFLIIRRVSARKDESGAENSSMIGAALGALIFGLHPVQVETVSWITGLKGVLGGFFALGAMYVYLGLERRSSGNRALNYGVSTVLLVLAVLSMPAAVTVPVMVFFIMIWKDRRISWKMAGPLVPWLVIGVTVMAITRAAQPVAEAAKDYAWLVRPLIALDAMMFYAHKIVWPDVLAIDYCRTPAWVAGLSWQNPYLLMALPAAGLVYGLRRRPRWLALAAAFAAGILPVSGLVPFAYQVTSTVADRYLYLSMAVVGMASAAVVARNPRTWVIGLFLALVVLLGVRSHDQCRKWRNTETIMGHTLQYFPCSFRANLNYGIALMSRGEFAEAIPFYETAGQLKPDDPLPYYNLGLTFAATGDNARCDQMYMKLATMDQAKAERLKQAAAEFKAIGGPVSESAHGKGGDQP; encoded by the coding sequence ATGACGAAGCCGCACCGCTGGTTTTTCCCGGTCATTATCCCGGTTCTCCTTGTCTTCGGGCAGGTGATCTCTTTTGATTTTTTAAAATATGACGACACCATCAATGTGTCTGAAAACGCCCTTCTGCTGAACCCCGCGGTGGGCCACCTGATGTCCTTCTGGAAGGCGCCTTTTTTGAATTTGTATATTCCGGTGACGTATACCGTCTGGTTCGGTTCGGCCGTGGTCTCCATCGCTGTTTTTAACGGTCGCCTGGATCCGGGTCTGTTTCATCTGCTAAACCTGCTGGTTCATACCGCCAATTGCTGGCTGCTTTTTCTTATTATCCGCCGCGTTTCCGCCCGGAAGGACGAATCCGGCGCTGAAAATTCGTCAATGATCGGGGCGGCGCTGGGGGCCCTGATATTCGGGCTTCATCCGGTCCAGGTGGAAACGGTGTCATGGATTACCGGTCTTAAGGGCGTTCTCGGCGGTTTTTTTGCACTGGGCGCCATGTACGTTTATCTCGGACTTGAACGTAGATCCAGCGGAAACAGGGCGCTTAATTATGGCGTCTCGACGGTCCTGCTGGTCCTGGCGGTTCTGTCCATGCCTGCGGCGGTGACGGTGCCGGTCATGGTGTTTTTTATCATGATATGGAAAGACCGGCGGATTTCGTGGAAAATGGCCGGGCCTCTGGTGCCGTGGCTTGTCATCGGGGTGACCGTGATGGCGATCACCCGCGCCGCCCAGCCGGTGGCGGAAGCAGCAAAAGATTATGCCTGGCTTGTTCGCCCCCTTATCGCCCTGGACGCGATGATGTTCTATGCTCACAAAATCGTCTGGCCGGACGTACTGGCCATCGATTACTGCCGGACGCCGGCCTGGGTGGCCGGCCTGTCGTGGCAAAATCCGTATCTGCTGATGGCGCTGCCCGCGGCAGGACTTGTTTACGGCCTTCGGCGGCGGCCGCGATGGCTGGCCCTCGCCGCCGCTTTTGCGGCCGGGATCCTCCCGGTATCCGGGCTGGTGCCGTTCGCCTATCAGGTGACGTCGACCGTGGCGGATCGCTATCTTTATCTGTCCATGGCGGTTGTCGGGATGGCTTCGGCGGCCGTCGTCGCCAGAAATCCGCGGACGTGGGTGATCGGCCTTTTCCTGGCCCTGGTCGTGCTGCTGGGCGTCAGGAGCCATGATCAATGCCGAAAGTGGCGGAACACGGAAACCATCATGGGCCACACGCTTCAATATTTCCCCTGCAGCTTTCGGGCGAATCTGAACTACGGCATCGCCCTCATGTCCCGGGGCGAGTTCGCGGAAGCAATTCCCTTTTATGAAACCGCCGGACAATTGAAGCCGGATGATCCGCTGCCCTATTACAATCTGGGCCTTACCTTTGCCGCGACGGGCGATAATGCCCGTTGTGACCAGATGTACATGAAACTGGCGACCATGGATCAGGCCAAGGCCGAGCGCCTGAAACAAGCGGCGGCCGAATTCAAGGCCATCGGCGGCCCGGTATCCGAAAGCGCTCATGGGAAGGGGGGGGATCAACCATGA
- a CDS encoding glycosyltransferase family 2 protein, which produces MEDNADITVLVPCYNEMNNIPPFLEEIVPVLDTLPVTWEMLFINDGSTDATAAVIAAAHGNDHRIKCLSFSRNFGKEAALTCGLGFAKGRAVLIIDADLQHPPAVIPEMIRLWREEGYDMVVPLNTARTGEGIVKKHLTRLYYRILRIVTQVDILPGGSDFRLIDGKVVAVINQLPERTRFMKGIYAWAGFRVTSFPYLVRTRRLNQSKWKFVRLWNFALDGLFGFSTFPLRLWTYVGFLIAFLSFLRGLMIGVDALLHGIHVARGVTTVAVFLFFLIGLLMVSNGIQGEYLARVYEEVKGRPLYVIASAIGIEDPEKKSSFR; this is translated from the coding sequence ATGGAAGACAACGCTGATATTACCGTATTGGTGCCATGTTATAATGAGATGAATAATATCCCTCCTTTTCTGGAAGAAATCGTCCCCGTTCTTGACACGCTTCCGGTCACGTGGGAAATGCTTTTTATTAACGACGGCAGCACTGATGCGACGGCGGCCGTGATCGCGGCAGCCCATGGCAACGACCATCGCATCAAGTGCTTAAGCTTTTCCCGCAATTTCGGTAAAGAGGCGGCCCTGACCTGCGGGCTCGGCTTTGCGAAAGGCAGGGCCGTTCTTATTATTGACGCTGATTTGCAGCACCCGCCCGCCGTTATCCCGGAAATGATCCGGTTATGGCGGGAGGAGGGTTACGATATGGTGGTTCCGCTGAATACGGCCAGAACCGGGGAGGGAATCGTCAAGAAGCATCTTACCCGTTTGTACTATCGTATTCTGCGTATCGTCACCCAGGTCGATATTCTTCCGGGTGGTTCCGATTTCCGGCTTATCGACGGGAAAGTGGTGGCGGTCATCAACCAATTGCCGGAACGGACACGGTTCATGAAGGGGATTTACGCCTGGGCCGGATTCCGCGTGACCAGCTTTCCGTACCTGGTCCGGACGAGGCGTCTTAACCAGTCAAAGTGGAAGTTTGTTCGCCTGTGGAATTTTGCTCTGGACGGGCTTTTCGGCTTTTCCACTTTTCCTTTGCGCCTTTGGACATATGTCGGCTTTTTGATCGCCTTTTTAAGTTTTCTGCGGGGACTGATGATCGGGGTTGACGCCTTGCTCCATGGTATTCATGTCGCCAGAGGCGTTACCACCGTGGCCGTCTTTCTCTTTTTTCTGATAGGGCTTCTGATGGTCAGCAACGGTATTCAGGGAGAATATCTGGCGCGCGTGTATGAGGAGGTTAAAGGCCGGCCGTTGTACGTGATCGCGTCTGCCATCGGTATTGAAGATCCGGAAAAAAAGTCTTCATTTCGTTGA
- a CDS encoding MBL fold metallo-hydrolase — MFLSRRSFLKKGWVWFGRILIMGLFGFFLPRKRAGAERTLREAPAGLDGLTLKMWCDKKMHHRDGYFLNPFTSMEHKNVWRLLRWKLASENTFKPYYPEEAVTPTEMNWDPVIAHQGVAVTFINHACVMIKDVDRYILVDPVLSGLFWFKDFSPLTGGTGCRMPDPDHILITHGHYDHLDVRTLKRFKKTTHVISPPGYRRIFSRLAMNRHTELDWFESWNDGRREIVFLPCNHWTMRNPLTGPNDALWGSYLIKGAGGITIFISGDLAWFDHFAEIRQVGDIDLAIFNLGAYEPRWFMKESHINPVETVRAFRELRARHLMVVHWGTFRLGDEPVHFPPRDIFSEMEKQGLSDRLMRLNHGQTLFYGNNIRIP; from the coding sequence ATGTTTTTGAGTCGCCGCTCTTTTCTGAAAAAGGGGTGGGTATGGTTCGGAAGGATTCTGATCATGGGTCTGTTTGGTTTTTTTCTTCCCCGGAAACGGGCCGGAGCGGAGCGAACTTTACGGGAAGCCCCGGCCGGTCTTGACGGCCTCACTCTGAAAATGTGGTGTGATAAAAAAATGCACCATCGTGACGGCTATTTTCTAAATCCCTTCACCTCCATGGAACATAAAAACGTCTGGCGTCTGCTGCGCTGGAAGCTGGCCTCGGAAAACACCTTCAAGCCGTATTATCCGGAGGAAGCTGTCACCCCTACGGAGATGAACTGGGATCCGGTCATAGCCCATCAGGGCGTTGCCGTCACGTTTATTAACCATGCCTGCGTCATGATTAAGGATGTGGATCGTTATATTCTGGTTGATCCGGTCCTCTCCGGCCTTTTCTGGTTCAAGGATTTTTCGCCGCTGACCGGAGGGACCGGATGCCGGATGCCGGATCCGGACCACATTCTTATCACCCATGGCCACTATGATCATCTGGATGTCAGAACACTGAAGCGGTTCAAGAAGACGACCCATGTCATTTCGCCCCCGGGCTATCGCCGGATATTCAGCCGGCTGGCCATGAACCGGCATACGGAATTGGACTGGTTTGAATCCTGGAATGACGGCCGGCGGGAAATCGTGTTCCTCCCCTGCAACCATTGGACCATGCGCAACCCTCTGACCGGGCCCAACGACGCCCTGTGGGGTTCCTATCTGATTAAAGGGGCCGGCGGCATCACGATTTTTATCAGCGGTGACCTGGCCTGGTTCGATCATTTTGCGGAAATCCGCCAGGTCGGCGACATCGATCTGGCCATCTTCAATCTTGGCGCCTATGAACCCCGGTGGTTCATGAAAGAGTCCCACATCAACCCGGTCGAAACCGTCCGGGCGTTTCGGGAACTGAGGGCCAGGCATTTGATGGTGGTCCACTGGGGGACGTTCCGTCTGGGAGACGAACCGGTCCACTTTCCTCCCCGGGACATCTTCAGCGAGATGGAGAAACAGGGATTGTCCGATCGTCTCATGCGCCTGAATCACGGGCAGACGCTTTTTTACGGCAACAATATCCGGATTCCTTAA
- a CDS encoding glycogen/starch/alpha-glucan phosphorylase codes for MKNTPKPKSISTTPPQCFNNSVDAIKTGVIEKLFSMRAKFPEVATPIDYYLALSYVIRDRVLHRWIHSAHTYFEKASRTVVYLSAEYLMGPQLGNNIINLGLWETVNRAVSELGLSLEDLLELEEEPGLGNGGLGRLAACYLDSLATLQIPAFGYGIRYEFGIFDQAIKDGWQVEVADTWLRYGNPWEVPHPERRTEVRFGGFTETWHDEQGRYRVRWIPDRTVLGTPYDTPVLGYGVGNAIVLRLWRAEARESFDFQAFNVGNYYKAVDQKVVSENITKVLYPNDEPEIGRRLRLEQQYFFVACSLADMLHVFFQREKNLDRLADKYVVQLNDTHPAVAVSEMMRLLVDDHGLDWDRAWRITTRLFAYTNHTLLPEALETWGLPLFQGILPRHMEIIYEINHRFLSEVSRRYPGDGERLKRMSLIDEGGEKRVRMAHLACVGSRAINGVAALHTTLLQQTILKDFYELWPEKFSNKTNGVTPRRFMVLANPGLTDLISGTIGTGWIRDLNQLKALEPYAGDPSFCSRWANIKYQCKSHLADIIQKETGAIVDPASLFDIQVKRIHEYKRQHLNVLHIITHYRRLKQGLAPDAPPRTFVFGGKAAPGYTLAKLIIRLINGVAAVVNNDPDIGGRIRVAFCRDFNVKNAHRIYPAADLSEQISTAGKEASGTGNMKFSLNGALTIGTLDGANVEIREAVGAENFFLFGLTTEEVAAAKQNGYRPRDMVDQNNELRETLDMIAGGAFSSGDTGMFAPLIDSLLYRDEFMVLADYAAYVACQEEVGRVFADPVRWQRMSILNVARMGKFSSDRAIAEYCRDIWQVEPVPVELPDITCDNNR; via the coding sequence ATGAAAAACACCCCTAAACCGAAAAGTATTTCCACGACGCCTCCCCAGTGCTTCAACAATTCCGTTGACGCCATTAAAACCGGGGTCATTGAGAAACTGTTTTCCATGCGGGCCAAGTTTCCCGAAGTGGCCACCCCCATTGATTATTATCTCGCCCTTTCCTACGTCATCCGGGACCGGGTTCTGCACCGGTGGATCCACAGCGCCCATACCTATTTTGAGAAAGCCAGCCGGACGGTGGTTTATCTGTCCGCCGAATACCTCATGGGGCCCCAGCTGGGCAACAACATCATCAATCTGGGCCTATGGGAAACGGTCAACCGGGCGGTGAGTGAACTGGGCCTGTCGCTGGAGGATTTGCTGGAACTGGAAGAGGAACCCGGACTGGGAAACGGCGGCCTGGGCCGGCTGGCGGCCTGCTACCTGGATTCACTGGCCACCCTGCAGATCCCGGCCTTTGGATACGGCATCCGCTACGAGTTCGGCATTTTCGACCAGGCCATCAAGGACGGCTGGCAGGTGGAGGTGGCGGATACCTGGCTGCGCTATGGCAACCCCTGGGAGGTGCCCCATCCCGAACGCCGCACCGAGGTCAGATTCGGCGGATTCACCGAGACCTGGCACGATGAACAGGGCCGGTACCGTGTCCGCTGGATACCGGACCGGACCGTGCTGGGCACGCCCTACGATACCCCGGTGCTGGGCTACGGCGTCGGCAACGCCATCGTGCTCAGGCTCTGGCGGGCCGAAGCCCGTGAGTCTTTTGACTTTCAGGCCTTCAACGTGGGCAATTATTACAAGGCCGTTGACCAGAAAGTGGTCTCGGAAAACATCACCAAGGTACTCTATCCGAATGATGAGCCGGAGATCGGAAGACGTCTGCGCCTGGAACAGCAGTATTTCTTCGTCGCCTGTTCTCTGGCCGACATGCTTCATGTCTTCTTCCAGCGGGAGAAGAACCTGGACCGCCTGGCGGACAAATACGTGGTGCAGCTCAACGACACCCATCCGGCCGTGGCCGTAAGCGAAATGATGCGCCTGCTGGTGGATGATCACGGCCTGGACTGGGACCGGGCCTGGCGGATTACCACCCGGCTGTTTGCCTATACCAACCACACCCTGCTGCCGGAAGCGCTGGAAACCTGGGGGCTCCCCCTGTTCCAGGGAATCCTGCCGCGGCACATGGAAATTATTTACGAAATCAACCATCGCTTTTTAAGTGAAGTCAGCCGCCGCTACCCCGGCGACGGGGAACGGTTGAAGCGGATGTCCCTGATCGACGAGGGAGGCGAAAAACGGGTACGCATGGCCCACCTGGCCTGCGTGGGCAGCCGCGCCATCAACGGCGTGGCCGCGCTGCATACCACGCTCCTCCAGCAGACCATTCTCAAGGATTTTTATGAACTGTGGCCGGAAAAATTCTCCAACAAGACCAACGGCGTCACGCCCCGACGGTTCATGGTGCTGGCCAACCCCGGCCTGACCGACCTGATCTCCGGAACCATCGGTACCGGTTGGATAAGAGACCTTAATCAGTTAAAAGCCCTGGAACCTTATGCCGGGGATCCGTCCTTCTGTTCCCGGTGGGCGAACATCAAATACCAGTGCAAGTCCCACCTGGCCGACATTATTCAGAAGGAAACCGGGGCCATCGTGGATCCGGCCAGCCTGTTTGATATCCAGGTCAAACGCATCCATGAATACAAGCGCCAGCACTTGAACGTGCTCCACATCATCACCCATTACCGCCGTCTCAAACAGGGCCTCGCCCCGGACGCGCCGCCCCGCACGTTTGTTTTCGGCGGCAAGGCCGCCCCCGGCTACACCCTGGCCAAACTGATCATCCGGCTGATCAACGGTGTGGCCGCCGTGGTCAATAACGACCCGGATATCGGGGGCCGGATCAGGGTGGCCTTCTGCCGGGATTTCAACGTCAAGAACGCTCATCGGATATACCCGGCCGCGGATCTGTCCGAGCAGATTTCCACTGCCGGAAAGGAAGCCTCGGGGACCGGCAATATGAAATTTTCCCTGAACGGCGCCCTGACCATCGGCACCCTGGACGGCGCCAACGTGGAAATTCGCGAGGCCGTGGGCGCCGAAAACTTTTTCCTGTTCGGCCTGACCACGGAAGAGGTGGCGGCCGCCAAACAGAACGGATACCGCCCGCGGGACATGGTGGATCAGAACAATGAACTGCGCGAGACCCTGGATATGATTGCCGGCGGCGCTTTCTCCAGCGGCGACACCGGCATGTTCGCGCCCCTGATCGATTCTCTCCTGTACCGGGACGAATTCATGGTCCTGGCCGATTATGCCGCCTATGTGGCCTGTCAGGAAGAGGTCGGCCGGGTTTTCGCCGATCCCGTCCGGTGGCAGCGCATGTCGATCCTCAACGTTGCCCGGATGGGAAAATTCTCATCGGACCGCGCCATTGCCGAATACTGCCGGGATATCTGGCAGGTCGAACCGGTTCCCGTGGAACTGCCCGACATAACATGTGACAACAACCGATAA
- a CDS encoding LemA family protein: MIAALIFLGVVVLLIVIVIGLYNNLVTLKNRFKNAFSQIDVQLKRRYDLIPNLVETAKGYMKHEREALEAVIRARSGAVSASEAAARNPGDPSAMQGLAGAEKALSGALGRIFALAESYPDLKANQNMLALQEELTTTENRIAFARQSFNDAVTVYNIAREKFPGSIIATLFNFTPAELLASTESTEEKKAPKVTF, from the coding sequence ATGATCGCCGCATTGATTTTTCTGGGAGTAGTGGTTCTGCTGATCGTCATTGTCATCGGCCTTTACAATAACCTGGTGACACTGAAAAACCGTTTCAAGAACGCTTTTTCCCAGATCGACGTTCAGTTGAAGCGCCGCTATGACCTGATACCGAACCTGGTCGAAACCGCCAAAGGGTATATGAAACATGAACGCGAGGCCCTGGAGGCGGTCATCCGGGCCAGAAGCGGCGCCGTAAGCGCCAGCGAAGCGGCGGCCAGAAACCCCGGTGACCCGTCCGCCATGCAGGGCCTGGCCGGCGCCGAAAAAGCCTTGAGCGGCGCCCTCGGACGTATTTTCGCCCTGGCCGAAAGTTATCCGGATTTGAAGGCCAACCAGAACATGCTGGCCCTGCAGGAGGAGTTGACCACCACGGAAAACCGGATCGCCTTTGCCCGTCAGTCCTTTAACGACGCGGTCACCGTTTACAACATCGCGCGGGAGAAATTCCCCGGCAGCATCATCGCCACCCTGTTTAATTTCACCCCCGCGGAACTGCTCGCATCGACCGAATCAACGGAAGAGAAAAAAGCGCCCAAGGTCACTTTTTAA
- a CDS encoding M48 family metallopeptidase: MDFFLQQDRARSKTGLLVVLFIIAVSLVTLSVYAAIMGVILFNSTDPGARFFDPELFFTIAGVTFAVICIGSLIKIAALSKGGRYVAESLGGQLISPSTTEPDQRKLLNVVEEMAIASGTPVPPVYLLESEKGINAFAAGFSPNDAVIGVTAGCIRQLNREELQGVVAHEFSHILYGDMRLNIRLMGFLGGIMVIATIGETILRGSRHSSSSGSGKSGKGGGQIALISLLLLVIGYAGVMIGRLIQSAVCRQREYLADASAVQFTRSTGIAEALKKIGGFSSGSKIRSPGAGEACHMFISKAVSSLFATHPPLVDRIRRIDPEFSGDFTDSRPLSSAALTGEGPLSSFQSGQTIVMDPGTAMRQAGRIRPENVAYSAAILAAIPEPIKRETQDILGASALACALLLSRDPAQRQKQMDLLKRSASPQLVRQIETVEKSVRELAPGLRLPVLDTAIPALRQMSPEQFSTFKEQIQALIEADSRITVFEFAFEEIITHRLTAAFVDSAPKILYKNIIPLTEDAVILLSFLARTGHRVRETADKAFQMAVSALPIRGKETLMPETMTFQSLHSALERFSRASAGVKKTIFDACCQCVLFDGRASLEETELLRAVAFVLDIPMPPFIMEPVTGKH; the protein is encoded by the coding sequence ATGGATTTCTTCTTACAGCAGGACAGAGCCCGATCAAAAACCGGCTTGCTGGTGGTCCTTTTTATCATCGCCGTTTCCCTGGTGACCCTGTCGGTATACGCCGCCATCATGGGCGTCATTTTATTCAACTCCACCGACCCCGGCGCCCGCTTCTTCGACCCTGAATTGTTCTTTACCATCGCCGGGGTAACGTTTGCCGTCATCTGCATCGGCAGCCTGATCAAAATCGCCGCCCTCTCCAAGGGCGGACGCTATGTTGCAGAAAGCCTCGGCGGCCAACTGATCAGCCCCTCGACCACCGAACCGGATCAGCGGAAACTCCTCAATGTCGTGGAAGAGATGGCCATCGCCTCGGGAACGCCGGTTCCGCCGGTGTATCTGCTCGAAAGCGAAAAGGGCATCAACGCCTTTGCCGCCGGGTTTTCCCCCAATGACGCCGTCATCGGCGTGACGGCAGGGTGCATCCGGCAATTGAACCGGGAGGAACTGCAGGGGGTGGTTGCCCATGAGTTCAGCCATATTCTTTACGGCGACATGCGCCTGAATATCCGCCTGATGGGTTTTCTGGGCGGCATCATGGTCATTGCCACCATCGGCGAAACCATCCTGCGCGGCTCCCGGCACAGCAGTTCCAGCGGCTCCGGCAAAAGCGGTAAAGGCGGCGGCCAGATTGCCCTCATCTCCCTCCTTCTGCTGGTCATCGGATATGCCGGCGTGATGATCGGACGGCTCATCCAGAGCGCCGTCTGCCGCCAGCGCGAATACCTGGCCGACGCTTCCGCCGTCCAGTTCACCCGCAGCACCGGAATCGCCGAGGCCTTAAAAAAAATCGGCGGGTTCTCTTCCGGCTCTAAAATCAGGTCCCCCGGAGCCGGCGAAGCCTGCCATATGTTTATCAGCAAGGCCGTCAGTTCACTCTTTGCCACCCATCCGCCGCTGGTCGACCGGATCCGTAGGATTGATCCGGAATTTTCAGGCGATTTTACGGACAGCAGGCCGCTGTCGTCCGCCGCCCTGACCGGCGAAGGACCGCTATCCTCCTTCCAGTCCGGGCAGACCATCGTCATGGACCCGGGCACCGCCATGAGACAAGCCGGCAGGATCAGGCCCGAAAACGTCGCTTACAGCGCCGCCATTCTGGCCGCCATTCCCGAACCGATCAAACGGGAAACGCAGGATATTCTCGGCGCTTCGGCGCTTGCCTGCGCGCTCCTGCTGAGCAGGGATCCGGCCCAACGACAGAAGCAGATGGATTTACTGAAGCGATCGGCTTCTCCCCAGCTGGTCAGACAAATAGAAACGGTGGAAAAAAGCGTTCGGGAACTTGCCCCGGGGCTGCGGCTGCCTGTCCTGGACACGGCCATCCCGGCGCTCCGGCAGATGTCGCCGGAGCAGTTCTCCACCTTCAAAGAACAAATTCAGGCCCTGATCGAAGCGGACAGCCGGATCACGGTTTTTGAGTTTGCCTTCGAGGAGATCATCACCCACCGGCTGACGGCGGCTTTTGTCGATAGCGCGCCGAAGATCCTTTACAAAAACATCATCCCGCTGACCGAGGACGCCGTTATCCTCTTGTCATTTTTGGCCAGGACCGGGCACAGGGTAAGGGAAACGGCCGACAAGGCTTTCCAGATGGCGGTGTCGGCGCTGCCCATACGGGGGAAAGAAACGCTGATGCCGGAGACAATGACTTTCCAGTCTCTTCATTCCGCCCTGGAACGTTTTTCCCGGGCATCGGCCGGTGTTAAAAAGACGATTTTCGACGCCTGCTGCCAATGCGTGCTCTTTGACGGCCGGGCATCCCTCGAGGAAACAGAGCTTTTGCGGGCCGTGGCCTTTGTCCTGGATATCCCCATGCCCCCGTTTATCATGGAACCCGTGACAGGAAAACATTGA
- a CDS encoding DUF1846 domain-containing protein, with amino-acid sequence MLTKAIFDNERYLREQAREIRERIKQFGDKLYLEFGGKLLFDYHAARVLPGYDPNIKIRLLQELKDQAEVLICIYAGDIERKKLRADFGITYETDILKIIDDLKKWEVRVRGVIITRFEQQPAAVIFKNKLERRGIDVFTHYYTKGYPTDVSLIVSEEGYGANDYVPTDSPLVIVTGPGPGSGKMATCLSQMYHDNRRGISAGYAKFETFPVWNLPLKHPVNAAYEAATADLADINMIDPFHLEACGTQAVNYNRDVDIFPVLRRILEKISGDTCCYRSPTDMGVNRVGFAIIDDEGARAAAKQELIRRYLRYQCEYALGLTDRKTLQRAELLMKEYNLTVEDRPVVVPAREAALEAEKDPRRATDGPCFGAAIQLRDGTVISGSNSPRMHGASSVITRALKHMAGIPAKIHLLPQNICDIVTDLKTNLLGEKNMNLDLQETLIALAISALSNHTVQLAMEGLKEFKGCEMHMTHMPSPGDEEGIRRLGVNLTTDPVFMSNDLYTM; translated from the coding sequence ATGCTGACAAAAGCCATTTTCGACAATGAACGTTACCTGCGGGAGCAGGCCCGGGAGATCAGGGAGCGCATCAAGCAGTTCGGGGACAAGCTTTATCTGGAGTTTGGCGGCAAGCTCCTTTTTGACTACCACGCGGCCCGGGTGTTGCCCGGATATGATCCCAATATTAAAATCCGGCTGCTTCAGGAGCTCAAAGACCAGGCGGAAGTGCTGATCTGCATCTATGCCGGTGATATCGAACGGAAAAAGCTCCGGGCGGATTTCGGCATCACCTACGAAACGGATATCCTGAAAATCATCGATGACCTGAAAAAATGGGAGGTCAGGGTTCGGGGCGTTATTATCACCCGGTTTGAACAGCAGCCGGCGGCCGTCATTTTTAAAAACAAACTGGAACGCCGGGGCATCGATGTGTTTACCCATTACTACACCAAAGGGTATCCCACCGACGTAAGCCTGATTGTCAGTGAAGAAGGTTACGGCGCCAACGATTATGTCCCGACCGATTCCCCACTGGTGATCGTGACCGGTCCTGGCCCCGGCAGCGGCAAGATGGCCACCTGCCTGTCCCAGATGTATCACGACAACCGCCGCGGCATTTCCGCGGGCTACGCCAAGTTTGAAACTTTTCCCGTCTGGAACCTTCCGCTCAAGCACCCGGTCAACGCCGCCTATGAGGCGGCCACGGCGGACCTGGCGGATATCAACATGATCGACCCTTTTCATCTTGAGGCATGCGGCACCCAGGCCGTCAATTACAACCGTGATGTGGATATTTTTCCGGTTTTAAGGAGGATACTGGAAAAGATTTCCGGCGATACCTGCTGTTACCGATCCCCGACGGACATGGGTGTCAACCGGGTGGGGTTCGCCATCATCGACGATGAAGGGGCCAGGGCGGCGGCCAAACAGGAGCTCATCCGCCGGTATCTCCGGTATCAGTGCGAATATGCCCTGGGCCTGACCGATAGGAAAACCCTGCAGCGGGCGGAACTGCTGATGAAAGAGTATAATCTTACCGTTGAGGACCGGCCGGTGGTTGTGCCGGCACGGGAAGCCGCCCTGGAGGCGGAAAAGGATCCCCGCCGGGCGACGGACGGGCCCTGTTTCGGCGCCGCCATTCAACTCCGGGACGGGACCGTTATCTCCGGCAGCAATTCCCCCCGCATGCACGGCGCCTCCAGCGTTATCACCCGGGCGTTGAAACATATGGCCGGCATTCCCGCCAAAATCCATCTTCTGCCCCAGAACATATGCGATATCGTCACCGACCTGAAAACCAACCTCCTGGGGGAAAAGAACATGAACCTTGACCTTCAGGAAACGCTGATCGCGCTGGCCATCAGTGCCTTGAGCAACCATACCGTTCAACTGGCCATGGAGGGGCTCAAGGAGTTCAAGGGGTGCGAAATGCATATGACCCACATGCCGTCGCCGGGTGATGAAGAGGGCATTCGACGTCTCGGGGTCAACCTGACCACGGACCCGGTATTCATGTCCAATGATCTTTACACCATGTAA
- a CDS encoding flavodoxin family protein: MKITVFNGSPKGRRGNTSVVAEAFMRGAEAAGAETEYVLLHKKKINHCTGCLSCWTKTPGQCVQRDDMAELAEKYLASDIVVLATPLYVDNVSGMTKVFMDRLMIVCDPHFEPDETGETRHVRTAWKLPKIAVISTCGFPEQSQFQVLKLLFRRMARNMQGELAAEIYRSQGNLLTIPHDIITPIVEKYKKTVEAAGRELVEQGKISAATAAELDAPLVPKELYIDGANRHWDKAGKR, translated from the coding sequence ATGAAAATTACCGTATTCAATGGGAGCCCCAAGGGCAGGCGGGGCAACACCAGCGTGGTGGCGGAGGCCTTCATGCGCGGCGCCGAAGCCGCCGGCGCGGAGACGGAATATGTTCTGCTTCACAAAAAGAAGATCAACCACTGTACCGGATGTCTCTCCTGCTGGACAAAGACGCCCGGCCAATGCGTCCAGCGGGACGACATGGCGGAACTGGCGGAAAAATATCTGGCGTCGGACATCGTCGTCCTGGCCACGCCGCTTTATGTGGACAATGTCTCCGGCATGACCAAGGTCTTCATGGACCGCCTGATGATCGTATGCGACCCGCACTTTGAACCGGATGAGACCGGCGAAACCCGGCACGTGAGAACAGCCTGGAAGCTGCCGAAAATCGCCGTAATTTCCACCTGCGGCTTTCCCGAGCAGTCCCAGTTCCAGGTGCTCAAATTGCTGTTCAGACGCATGGCGCGGAACATGCAGGGCGAACTGGCGGCGGAAATCTACCGCAGCCAGGGCAATCTGCTGACCATCCCCCACGACATCATCACGCCGATCGTGGAAAAATATAAAAAGACCGTGGAGGCAGCCGGACGGGAACTGGTCGAGCAAGGTAAAATTTCGGCAGCCACCGCGGCGGAACTTGACGCCCCCCTGGTTCCGAAAGAATTGTACATCGACGGCGCCAACCGGCACTGGGACAAGGCCGGGAAGCGATAA